The genomic window ATGCCACCCTTCTGCTGTCCTAAAAGGATCTGAAGCTGGGACATTGTTCAAATTTGCTGTGATCTAATAACTTTGACGTTTGGGGTTGGTCTCTGCCTGCTCCTGCACTTCTGCATTCTTCCTGCTGAGGGGCGCCCTCAGCCGTTGGAGGAGACCGagaccctgtccccctccccaccTGTTGCTCTCACCGAAAAAGCAACTGTTTCCCTGCCAGACACCAGCCTCTGCCCTGGGCCCTATCAGCCAGTTTCTGAGAGCTGCATGCCCAACCCCTCCCTTACCACAAATACACATCATCCTTtttctgcccacccccacccccccctcgcCCTTCATGGAAGATTTCTTCAGCCAGGAAGCAGCCACTGTCCCAAATCCTTGGCAGTCTTGTCTCCCTGAGTGGGTTTCTTACGAGCCTGAGTAGTCCACACTCGTCCAGATAAATGAGGTATCAAAGAGGAAAGAGCCATTAAATCCTTCCACATAGGATGGGTAGCAGGAAGAGATCCTTGTATGTAAAATAATGCAGTCACCATGTAGTTTCTTGTTTTGACTAGAATTGAAAGTTCCAGCGGGCACGTAAAGCTCTGGAATCAGATGTGGCTCTTTAGACGTAGTTGCTAGCAGGGACAGATCGAGCAGCTGTGTACTTGGCAGAGTAGGGTTTGGCATGTCTCGGAGGACAGTTGCAACAAAGCAAGGCCCCTCCGAGGATGAGGAGAGCTGCCGATGCCCAGCCAATGTAGAGTGAAGCTCCCAGCTCCCTCTTCTGTGGCTCTGTGACAATGGGGTTGTAGAAATCTCGAATGATGTTGTTTGCTGACCAGGAGACAGGGATGAGGGTGAGGAGGCCAGCAATGATGAAAACAATGCCAGAGACAATCATGATTTTGGATTTGGAAGACTCGTCGTCCACACAGTTGGTACACTTGCCACCGATGATGGACAGCATGAGACCGAGGACACCCACCACGATGGCGATGACGATGAGGGCCCGGGCGGCCTGCAGGTCCTGAGGCAGCGCCAGCATTGAGTCGTACACCTTGCACTGCATCTGGCCGGTGCTCTGTACCACGCAGTTCATCCACAGGCCCTCCCAGATGATCTGGGCCACCACAATGTTATTGCCGATGAACGCGGTTACCCGCCACATAGGCAGTGCGCAGGTGACAATCGAGCCGATCCATCCGATTATAGACATGAGGATGCCAAAGACCTGGAGCCCCATCGAAGCCATTTCTCTCTCAGGAGTCAGAAGAGAGCTGATTGCTGTGAAATCTCTGGAAGCAGCAGCCAAAGTGATGCATAAAAGGATAACTGGGACAAATATATGCTCCTGACATGGGCGGAGTTGTGGTCCTTTCCACCCTGAGCAGAGTGAAACTCACCTGAAGGAGGAGAACCAGTTTGTCTGGATTTTTGTTACTAAGGTGCTTTCTACACAACAAGGCGTCTTTTCAGCTAACATCAGGCTTAGACTAAAAAGCCCAATATTCCATCAGCCCGCCTCTTGGCACATAATTCCCACATGGTGGCCACATAGTCTTGCCTAGGTGTGAGCAGCAAATTCTCACTACTAACTGATAGGAACAAAGATCCTTCCTGTGACTCTTCAGTGTAGCTGTTAAAATCTAAGATATCTGTATTTCCCCTCAATTTGTCTCAATATTTCCAAATAGTGAATCACATTTGTTTGTTAACAGCCAACAGCGCTAATAGCTGTCCTAAGAGAATATCAAATCGTAACAACATAGGAAAAGCCAGGCTGAGTCAGACCAaactccatcaagtccagcatcctgtctccaacagtgtcACACGTACCTAACAGACCCCAAAAAGCAAACACATTTCTCACAGCGCATTTCCAGGGATGCCCGATGGCTCTTCCAAGTCTAGTTAGCTAATAagtttttatggacttttcttcagaAACCTTTCCAAACCTCTTTGAAATCCTGCCATATTAAAGGGTCAAGGAGCTGatatcaagttttattattaaagt from Geotrypetes seraphini chromosome 15, aGeoSer1.1, whole genome shotgun sequence includes these protein-coding regions:
- the CLDN4 gene encoding claudin-4, which produces MASMGLQVFGILMSIIGWIGSIVTCALPMWRVTAFIGNNIVVAQIIWEGLWMNCVVQSTGQMQCKVYDSMLALPQDLQAARALIVIAIVVGVLGLMLSIIGGKCTNCVDDESSKSKIMIVSGIVFIIAGLLTLIPVSWSANNIIRDFYNPIVTEPQKRELGASLYIGWASAALLILGGALLCCNCPPRHAKPYSAKYTAARSVPASNYV